In Synechococcus sp. KORDI-100, a single window of DNA contains:
- a CDS encoding DUF561 domain-containing protein, with the protein MTRLQQLPVALRQSLEQHSTLKVIAGLMNFDAASVEQVASAAGAGGADLIDVACDAQLVRIAINASEVPVCVSSVEPEQFPDAVAAGAVMVEIGNYDAFYPQGRVFGAEEVLALTRQTRALLPEVVLSVTVPHTLPMDQQEQLAIDLVEAGADLIQTEGGTSAKPFSAGSLGLIEKAAPTLAAAHSISRVVDVPVLCASGLSAVTVPMAIAAGASGVGVGSAVNRLNDPLAMVAVVRGLRTALNSTVTACI; encoded by the coding sequence ATGACCCGTCTCCAGCAGCTGCCCGTCGCCCTGCGCCAAAGCCTTGAGCAGCACAGCACTTTGAAGGTGATTGCGGGTCTGATGAATTTCGATGCCGCCAGCGTGGAACAGGTGGCCTCTGCAGCTGGCGCCGGAGGCGCTGATCTGATCGACGTGGCTTGTGATGCCCAGCTGGTGCGGATAGCGATCAATGCATCCGAAGTTCCTGTCTGTGTGTCGTCTGTTGAGCCTGAGCAGTTCCCTGACGCAGTGGCGGCCGGCGCTGTGATGGTTGAAATCGGCAATTACGACGCCTTCTATCCCCAGGGGCGTGTGTTCGGGGCCGAGGAGGTGTTGGCCCTCACCCGCCAGACCCGCGCCTTGCTGCCTGAGGTGGTGTTGAGCGTCACCGTGCCTCACACGCTTCCGATGGATCAGCAGGAACAGTTGGCGATCGATCTGGTTGAAGCTGGTGCTGATCTGATCCAGACCGAGGGTGGAACAAGCGCGAAGCCGTTCAGCGCCGGCAGCCTTGGTTTGATCGAAAAAGCTGCACCAACCCTGGCCGCAGCCCACAGCATCAGCCGCGTTGTGGATGTCCCCGTGCTCTGCGCCTCCGGTCTCTCCGCCGTCACCGTGCCGATGGCCATCGCCGCTGGTGCGTCCGGTGTCGGGGTTGGATCAGCAGTCAATCGCCTGAATGATCCGCTTGCGATGGTTGCTGTTGTCAGAGGGTTGCGTACTGCCTTGAACAGCACGGTTACGGCGTGCATTTGA
- a CDS encoding class I SAM-dependent methyltransferase produces MVAKQRTVLWESISREYWEQSDHEAKQLDDIYKSFLQRGLTSESTLKVLDIGAGFAGYDILLAQKYKHLNLTILDASDEDQEFKLGFQKVAEKYNDFNVLDFLFLQSHIRKERYELIDFRGLDIQTWVKQRVAQYDVIQSLFSWCFHYPYDVYRDAAQLLLKPGGILIVDCRNTDDQLDAIKENFQYLGDVHAACITSDRVIFRQPMP; encoded by the coding sequence ATGGTAGCCAAACAGAGAACGGTTCTCTGGGAATCTATTTCCAGAGAATATTGGGAACAATCGGACCATGAAGCGAAGCAACTGGATGATATCTATAAGTCATTTTTACAGAGAGGATTAACCAGCGAATCCACTTTGAAGGTCCTAGATATCGGTGCAGGATTTGCGGGATACGATATTTTGCTTGCTCAAAAATATAAACATCTGAATCTCACAATTCTTGACGCAAGCGATGAAGATCAAGAATTCAAACTAGGTTTTCAGAAGGTCGCCGAAAAATATAATGACTTTAACGTTTTAGATTTTTTATTTTTGCAATCTCATATTCGTAAAGAACGCTATGAATTGATTGATTTTCGCGGTCTTGATATTCAGACTTGGGTTAAGCAAAGAGTCGCTCAATACGACGTCATTCAGTCATTATTTTCATGGTGTTTTCATTACCCTTATGACGTCTATCGAGATGCAGCTCAATTGCTTTTAAAGCCAGGCGGAATCCTTATTGTTGATTGTAGAAACACCGATGATCAGCTTGATGCCATCAAGGAAAACTTTCAATATCTTGGAGATGTCCATGCAGCATGTATAACCAGTGATCGCGTTATTTTTCGTCAGCCAATGCCTTAA
- the tilS gene encoding tRNA lysidine(34) synthetase TilS — protein MPTERPWTPWHDRLHRFLLAAPDLLPKRSTLLVAVSGGQDSMAMLGLLQDLKRLHFWKLLVWHGDHAWHTGSAAIAAQLKEWCDSQQHPIDISRASDWRKHSENAAREWRYEELQKRAISYQCDVVMGHTASDRAETVMLQMARGCDLSGLGSLRPKRPLDRSHPDGPQLRRPMLSFSRTETREICNELDLPIWLDPSNESIAFARNRIRKDVLPVLENLYPGSSRRMANMAERMSHVQDTQNELADIALETLTEVDGLDRRRLSSLSDATRQAVIHHWIQTSGVPTTSAVLIAQLSHRLRFGSAAGTKALPGDWILQWDNKIVRLRCQSSGL, from the coding sequence GTGCCGACGGAACGACCCTGGACCCCTTGGCACGATCGGCTCCATCGCTTTCTCCTGGCAGCGCCGGATCTATTGCCGAAACGATCAACGTTGCTGGTGGCCGTATCCGGCGGACAGGACTCAATGGCCATGCTGGGCCTGCTGCAGGATCTGAAGCGTCTGCATTTTTGGAAGCTGCTGGTCTGGCATGGGGATCACGCCTGGCACACCGGATCTGCTGCCATCGCAGCTCAATTGAAGGAGTGGTGCGACAGCCAGCAGCATCCGATCGACATCAGCAGAGCAAGTGACTGGAGAAAGCACAGTGAAAATGCAGCCCGCGAATGGCGATACGAGGAGCTCCAGAAACGAGCGATCTCTTATCAGTGTGATGTGGTGATGGGTCACACAGCGAGCGACCGCGCCGAAACCGTGATGCTGCAAATGGCTAGAGGGTGTGATCTCAGCGGTCTTGGCAGTCTGCGCCCAAAGCGACCTCTCGACCGAAGCCATCCGGATGGACCGCAACTGAGGCGTCCAATGCTGAGTTTCAGCCGAACGGAAACCCGGGAAATCTGCAATGAACTGGATCTACCGATCTGGCTCGATCCCAGTAATGAAAGCATCGCCTTCGCCCGCAACCGCATTCGCAAAGACGTTCTGCCTGTACTGGAGAACCTTTACCCAGGCAGCAGTCGTCGAATGGCCAACATGGCTGAACGGATGTCCCACGTACAGGACACCCAAAACGAACTGGCCGACATCGCACTGGAAACGTTGACGGAGGTCGATGGTCTTGATCGACGACGCCTGAGTTCGTTATCAGACGCAACACGACAAGCCGTGATTCACCACTGGATCCAGACAAGTGGTGTACCAACAACTAGTGCAGTCTTGATCGCCCAATTAAGCCATCGGCTCCGCTTTGGTTCTGCCGCAGGGACGAAGGCTCTTCCAGGGGATTGGATCCTGCAGTGGGACAACAAAATCGTCAGGCTTCGTTGTCAGAGTTCTGGCCTTTGA
- a CDS encoding S8 family serine peptidase: MSITAKDLETGDVIDLGTQTTNRSQSSLLVDLKEKINAVSGGSLRDQYAVSVTQFTGSGQQRKVIESFEETITVIKPMQFGSNHLGDETSNDFTYQDFGSAFGSARIFQGRGGTDTLHLDGIDSSDVSFFNGRRSIDTLSASELGRQSFYGGTVFDSLGLNNGDELYLQGVERLQFDDVAIDLTPNQDARSNDQWNTQVMDVNGAWRFNTGSDDVVLVSLDAGFDANGTGIPDIHGDLAHVTYQTAVNSLNRQEDHGHQAMSVMAAAHDGTEVAGLAPDAGLWGYNVYAGGVELQDAISGAFANRSPGQKLVFQGGVQGESWWTNGGTESEMNDLFNSSGDFSFFSIAAGNGGPGGNLTDPNYLTSVSGIAKASSSFDHIASVGALQATSWEFESGHRNAGGTRLAPYSNRGSNLTLVAPTNSDSILNSGGSIRTFGGTSCANPNLAGVAALVWSENSDLDGGELREIMIGSAMDLGAAGFDNNNGFGLVNAEGAVRRAHALDQNAELASFWSNQDFLA; this comes from the coding sequence GTGAGCATCACAGCGAAGGATCTCGAAACCGGTGACGTCATCGATCTGGGCACGCAAACGACCAATCGGAGTCAATCCTCCCTGCTAGTTGATCTCAAGGAAAAAATCAATGCTGTCTCCGGTGGCAGTCTGCGAGATCAATACGCCGTTTCTGTGACCCAATTCACCGGCAGCGGACAACAACGCAAGGTGATCGAATCATTCGAGGAAACCATCACCGTGATCAAGCCGATGCAGTTCGGCAGCAACCATCTGGGGGATGAAACCAGCAACGATTTCACCTATCAGGATTTTGGATCTGCATTTGGATCGGCACGCATCTTCCAGGGCCGTGGTGGCACCGACACGCTACACCTTGATGGTATCGACAGCAGCGATGTGTCCTTCTTCAATGGACGCCGCAGCATCGATACTCTATCCGCATCCGAGCTTGGCAGACAGAGCTTTTACGGCGGCACCGTGTTCGATTCGCTTGGTTTGAACAATGGCGATGAGCTGTATCTGCAGGGGGTGGAGCGGTTGCAGTTCGATGACGTCGCCATTGATCTCACACCCAATCAAGACGCCCGCAGCAACGATCAATGGAACACGCAGGTGATGGATGTCAATGGCGCCTGGCGTTTCAACACAGGCTCCGACGACGTGGTTCTGGTGTCCCTGGACGCTGGATTCGATGCCAACGGCACCGGGATCCCTGATATCCATGGCGATCTCGCTCATGTGACCTATCAAACCGCTGTCAACAGCCTGAACCGGCAGGAGGATCACGGCCATCAGGCGATGAGCGTCATGGCCGCCGCCCACGACGGCACTGAAGTGGCTGGTCTTGCTCCCGATGCCGGTCTCTGGGGATACAACGTGTATGCCGGTGGTGTCGAACTGCAGGACGCCATCTCGGGTGCATTCGCAAACCGCAGCCCAGGTCAGAAGCTGGTCTTCCAGGGAGGCGTGCAAGGGGAGTCCTGGTGGACCAACGGCGGCACAGAAAGCGAAATGAACGATTTGTTCAACAGCAGCGGCGACTTCAGCTTCTTCTCCATTGCCGCTGGAAATGGTGGCCCGGGGGGCAATCTCACCGATCCGAACTACCTCACCAGCGTCTCCGGTATTGCCAAAGCAAGCAGCAGCTTTGACCACATCGCCAGCGTCGGTGCCCTCCAAGCCACCAGCTGGGAGTTCGAAAGCGGCCATCGCAATGCAGGCGGCACCAGGCTGGCCCCTTACTCCAACCGCGGCTCAAACCTCACCCTTGTTGCTCCCACCAACAGCGATTCGATCCTGAACAGTGGAGGAAGCATCCGCACGTTTGGAGGCACGTCCTGCGCCAATCCCAACCTGGCGGGCGTCGCTGCACTGGTGTGGAGTGAAAACAGCGATCTCGATGGCGGTGAACTGCGCGAAATCATGATCGGCAGCGCCATGGACCTCGGAGCTGCCGGCTTCGATAACAACAACGGTTTCGGATTGGTGAACGCCGAGGGTGCCGTACGCCGCGCCCATGCTCTCGATCAAAACGCCGAACTCGCTTCCTTCTGGAGCAACCAGGACTTCCTGGCTTGA
- a CDS encoding precorrin-8X methylmutase: MAGLDHPIFLESIRRIREQLGETALNPLQQTVLERLIHSSGDLGIASLLTFSEEACESGVAALEAGASILTDTAMAAAAVVPMAKRTLHTTVHTLLDWAPETSPSGSTRSALGMKSAWFELATQMPAPVVLIGSAPTAMDVLLDLVRDGATSPSLIIGMPVGFVGVAESKQRLAVSGLPQIRLDGSRGGAGLAASVVNALLRSSFQRPEL; encoded by the coding sequence ATTGCTGGATTGGATCACCCGATTTTCCTGGAGAGCATCAGGCGGATTCGAGAACAGCTTGGCGAAACGGCTCTGAATCCGCTGCAGCAAACAGTTTTGGAGCGACTCATCCATAGCAGTGGTGATTTGGGGATTGCTTCATTGCTCACCTTCAGCGAGGAAGCCTGCGAGTCTGGTGTTGCTGCTCTCGAGGCCGGTGCATCGATCCTCACAGACACGGCCATGGCGGCGGCGGCTGTTGTGCCAATGGCAAAACGGACGTTGCATACGACGGTGCATACCCTCTTGGACTGGGCACCTGAGACGTCACCGTCTGGCTCCACCCGTTCTGCGTTGGGGATGAAGAGTGCCTGGTTTGAGTTGGCGACTCAAATGCCAGCGCCGGTGGTACTGATTGGCAGTGCGCCGACGGCTATGGATGTGCTTCTGGACCTGGTACGTGATGGTGCTACGTCTCCCAGCTTGATCATTGGCATGCCGGTTGGTTTTGTGGGGGTGGCTGAGAGCAAACAGCGATTAGCTGTCAGTGGCTTGCCTCAGATTCGCCTCGATGGAAGCCGTGGTGGTGCTGGCTTAGCTGCTTCAGTTGTGAATGCTCTGTTGCGTTCCTCTTTTCAAAGGCCAGAACTCTGA
- the uvrB gene encoding excinuclease ABC subunit UvrB: MPAYDLTAPYNPKGDQPTAIKQLVDGVNGGQRYQTLLGATGTGKTFTMANVIAKTGRPALVLAHNKTLAAQLCNELREFFPENAVEYFISYYDYYQPEAYVPVSDTYIAKTASINEEIDMLRHSATRSLFERKDVIVVASISCIYGLGIPSEYLKAAVKFEVGETLNVRGQLRELVNNQYSRNDTEVARGRFRMKGDVLEIGPAYEDRLVRIELFGDEVEAIRYVDPTTGEILQSMEAVNIYPAKHFVTPKDRLESAIAAIRQELRDRLDVLNAEGKLLEAQRLEQRTKYDLEMLGQVGYCNGVENYARHLAGRQEGTPPECLIDYFPDDWLLIVDESHVTCSQLQAMYNGDQARKKVLIEHGFRLPSAADNRPLKGEEFWEKARQTVFVSATPGNWEMEVSGGEVAEQVIRPTGVLDPVVEVRPTTGQVDDLLGEIRTRAQKQQRVLVTTLTKRMAEDLTDYLAENKVRVRYLHSEIHSIERIEIIQDLRLGEYDVLVGVNLLREGLDLPEVSLVAILDADKEGFLRAERSLIQTIGRAARHVEGVALLYADNLTDSMAKAISETERRRGIQQAYNEKHGIVPTAAGKKASNSILSFLELSRKLKQDGPDADLVQVAGKAAKALEEDPDTGMALEALPELIDQLESKMKEAAKKLDFEDAANLRDRIKQLRQKMAG; encoded by the coding sequence ATGCCCGCCTACGACCTGACAGCGCCCTACAACCCCAAAGGTGATCAGCCAACGGCAATCAAGCAGCTGGTTGATGGAGTCAACGGCGGCCAGCGCTACCAGACGCTGTTGGGAGCGACTGGCACCGGTAAAACCTTCACGATGGCGAATGTGATCGCCAAGACGGGGCGGCCGGCGCTGGTGCTGGCGCACAACAAAACCCTGGCGGCGCAGCTGTGCAACGAGCTGCGTGAGTTCTTCCCTGAGAACGCGGTTGAATATTTCATCTCGTATTACGACTATTACCAGCCGGAGGCTTATGTGCCGGTGAGTGATACATACATTGCCAAAACAGCATCGATCAATGAAGAGATTGACATGCTGCGCCACTCGGCAACGCGGTCGTTATTTGAGCGAAAGGATGTGATTGTGGTGGCCTCGATCAGCTGTATTTATGGCCTGGGAATTCCGAGTGAATATCTCAAGGCAGCGGTGAAGTTTGAGGTGGGTGAAACACTCAATGTTCGCGGACAGTTGCGCGAGTTGGTGAACAACCAGTACAGCCGCAACGACACGGAAGTTGCCCGTGGTCGCTTCCGGATGAAGGGGGATGTGCTCGAAATCGGCCCTGCCTATGAAGATCGCCTGGTGCGGATTGAGTTGTTCGGCGATGAGGTGGAGGCGATCCGCTACGTCGATCCAACCACCGGCGAGATTCTGCAGAGCATGGAGGCGGTGAACATCTATCCCGCCAAGCACTTCGTGACGCCAAAGGATCGCCTGGAATCAGCGATTGCCGCGATCCGTCAGGAACTACGCGACCGCCTGGATGTGTTGAATGCGGAAGGCAAATTGCTGGAAGCGCAGCGGCTTGAACAGCGCACCAAATACGACCTGGAGATGCTGGGTCAGGTGGGTTATTGCAACGGTGTTGAGAACTACGCCCGCCATCTGGCCGGCCGGCAGGAGGGCACGCCGCCGGAATGCCTGATTGATTATTTCCCGGACGACTGGCTGCTGATTGTTGATGAAAGCCACGTCACCTGCTCGCAGCTGCAGGCGATGTACAACGGCGATCAGGCCCGCAAGAAAGTGCTGATCGAGCACGGCTTCCGTCTGCCGAGTGCGGCGGACAACCGGCCGCTCAAGGGTGAGGAGTTCTGGGAGAAGGCACGTCAGACGGTGTTTGTGAGTGCAACGCCAGGCAACTGGGAGATGGAGGTGAGTGGCGGTGAAGTGGCTGAGCAGGTGATCAGGCCGACGGGGGTGCTGGATCCTGTGGTTGAGGTGCGCCCCACAACGGGTCAGGTGGATGACTTGCTGGGTGAGATCCGAACCCGGGCACAGAAACAGCAACGGGTGCTGGTTACGACGCTTACCAAGCGGATGGCGGAAGACCTGACGGATTACCTGGCGGAGAACAAGGTGCGGGTGCGGTATCTGCACTCGGAAATTCATTCGATCGAGCGGATCGAGATTATTCAGGACCTGCGCCTTGGCGAATACGACGTGTTGGTGGGGGTGAACCTGCTGCGGGAGGGACTGGATTTGCCGGAGGTGAGCCTGGTGGCGATTCTTGATGCCGATAAGGAGGGCTTCCTGCGGGCGGAGCGCTCCTTGATTCAGACCATCGGCCGGGCGGCTCGGCATGTGGAGGGTGTGGCCCTGCTCTATGCCGACAACCTCACGGACTCCATGGCCAAGGCGATTTCAGAAACCGAGCGCCGGCGCGGCATTCAGCAGGCCTACAACGAGAAGCACGGCATTGTGCCGACGGCAGCCGGTAAGAAGGCCAGCAATTCGATTCTCAGCTTCCTGGAATTGAGCCGTAAGTTGAAACAGGATGGCCCCGATGCCGATCTGGTGCAGGTGGCGGGTAAGGCCGCGAAGGCCTTGGAGGAGGACCCAGATACGGGCATGGCGCTTGAGGCATTGCCGGAACTGATTGATCAGTTGGAAAGCAAGATGAAAGAGGCGGCCAAGAAGCTTGATTTCGAGGATGCGGCCAACCTGCGGGACCGCATCAAACAGCTGCGCCAGAAGATGGCGGGTTGA
- a CDS encoding phage holin family protein, giving the protein MGPIGWLLQWPVRALVLLMVTGLPLGVEMANFRTALWSAVVIGLLGTLLIVPLKIVLGLPWAVASLGGLIAPVSWLFNWLITAVLFWLAAQLINGFTLKNGIASALFGAVAYGVISALLINALGLADVDFTRAAVS; this is encoded by the coding sequence ATGGGACCGATCGGTTGGTTGTTGCAGTGGCCAGTGCGGGCCCTGGTGCTGTTGATGGTGACCGGCTTGCCTCTGGGCGTGGAGATGGCCAATTTCCGAACGGCGCTCTGGTCCGCCGTTGTGATCGGTCTGCTTGGCACGCTGCTGATCGTTCCACTCAAAATTGTGTTGGGGTTGCCCTGGGCCGTGGCCAGCCTTGGTGGCCTGATTGCTCCGGTGAGTTGGTTGTTCAACTGGCTGATCACAGCTGTTCTGTTCTGGCTGGCGGCACAACTGATCAACGGATTCACGCTGAAGAACGGCATCGCCAGCGCCTTGTTTGGTGCGGTGGCCTATGGAGTGATCAGCGCCTTGCTGATCAACGCGCTGGGCCTGGCCGATGTGGACTTCACCCGGGCCGCGGTGAGCTGA
- a CDS encoding WcbI family polysaccharide biosynthesis putative acetyltransferase, producing the protein MQRQQTIAVVANCQARPLIHLLEANFKVQCLEPIIVHLAKDEYADEYRFKLETADILISQFISDQYPCSTIRTKNLKESLIKKLVLIPNLFYRGYTPDLRYVRLRGQPTLTGPLGDYHSSIIIDAWSNSLSQKEAKKNYLDDSLWKKVYQNVAVESLNELKEREKKLDISVSDIIEREQQYKQLFFTFNHPSKYLLDQLVKRIGSYLNLESKENPSIANISEPLDLLRAPIHSFTKRQLDLQFGCTQSFSGIDNDKTGVERFRQFTLDEIVHKFYQTYAERKDDILSFSNLTLASQAGLSKQSVSRPISNLETALSLFSRLKFKECLHQAQQIIEKEPTHLRAHCLALQASQHLNDPSTVGHLIKTGLKNIKNGRVMFLVPAFEVCAHFRLHKECRTLAKELTQIALQTNDAKFAIYEPRALNISGKPFKAIRVANKRLGTFPGSPIILFEIIQLFKEQKKFNRVYQISQALTTQSPKYWQGHDQLCEELLRREKPKKANRHLLTVVEKIACNSTSNPNTKSLPALHVLQYYAKSKKAQSDLELQHYHTLINKKINLQWSSCLNKTGHYQLLNCSSATGFLENNFGTKVVSAFLQCGPPAMQADVIRVAHLAHYSHALYIDWPYRPFNPKPLLDNQLFRDGRSLLAGKSRQIPENHWSIWNGFGYTTPDDDLRPFFRIVLDQIVENILNRISNDVFWVTGPGVWKTIHDQYKSLTKNTKLIIYPQDLHPVFQPALNKRPSMQEHWSVVQKQESIYTQHTKR; encoded by the coding sequence TTGCAACGTCAACAGACCATTGCCGTCGTTGCCAACTGCCAAGCGCGTCCTCTCATTCATCTTCTTGAAGCCAATTTCAAGGTTCAATGCCTAGAACCAATCATTGTTCATCTAGCCAAAGACGAGTATGCCGATGAATATCGTTTCAAATTAGAAACCGCCGATATTCTCATTAGCCAATTCATATCTGATCAATATCCCTGCTCGACCATTCGCACCAAAAATCTCAAAGAATCGCTAATCAAAAAACTTGTACTCATCCCAAATCTTTTTTACCGAGGTTACACTCCAGATTTGCGTTATGTACGACTGAGAGGACAACCAACATTAACAGGACCCCTCGGCGATTATCACAGCTCGATCATTATCGATGCCTGGTCAAATAGCCTCAGCCAAAAGGAAGCTAAAAAAAATTACCTCGACGATTCACTCTGGAAAAAAGTTTACCAAAACGTTGCTGTAGAATCGCTTAATGAGCTCAAAGAGCGCGAAAAGAAACTCGACATCAGCGTCTCAGATATCATTGAACGTGAGCAACAATATAAACAATTATTTTTTACGTTTAATCACCCGAGCAAATATCTTTTAGATCAACTCGTCAAACGAATTGGCAGCTACCTCAACCTCGAATCGAAAGAAAATCCTTCGATTGCAAACATAAGTGAACCTCTCGATCTCCTCCGAGCGCCGATTCATAGCTTTACAAAACGACAACTGGATCTTCAATTTGGATGCACTCAAAGCTTCTCAGGAATCGACAATGACAAAACAGGCGTCGAGCGATTTCGTCAATTTACGCTGGATGAAATAGTGCACAAATTTTATCAAACATACGCTGAAAGAAAGGACGATATCCTTTCTTTTTCTAATCTTACTTTAGCAAGTCAGGCAGGGCTAAGCAAACAATCTGTTTCCAGGCCAATTAGCAATCTTGAAACAGCCTTGTCACTCTTCAGCAGATTAAAGTTTAAAGAATGCCTCCATCAAGCCCAACAAATCATCGAAAAAGAACCGACCCATTTACGAGCCCATTGCCTCGCTTTACAAGCTTCTCAACATTTAAACGACCCATCTACAGTAGGACATCTTATCAAAACGGGACTAAAAAATATCAAAAACGGAAGGGTGATGTTTCTCGTTCCTGCATTCGAGGTTTGCGCGCATTTTCGTCTTCATAAAGAGTGCAGGACTCTTGCTAAGGAATTAACTCAAATCGCCTTACAAACAAACGACGCCAAGTTCGCTATTTACGAACCTCGTGCACTCAACATTTCGGGTAAACCCTTCAAAGCGATTCGAGTGGCAAACAAACGATTAGGGACATTCCCAGGAAGCCCAATCATCTTGTTTGAAATCATTCAACTCTTCAAAGAACAAAAAAAGTTTAATCGTGTTTATCAAATAAGTCAAGCTTTAACAACACAATCGCCAAAATATTGGCAAGGCCACGACCAACTCTGCGAGGAATTATTAAGGCGTGAGAAACCGAAAAAGGCAAATCGCCATCTGCTGACAGTTGTGGAGAAAATAGCATGCAACAGCACATCAAATCCAAACACAAAAAGCCTTCCTGCATTGCACGTGCTTCAGTATTACGCAAAGAGCAAAAAAGCACAATCTGATTTAGAACTACAGCATTATCACACATTAATCAACAAGAAAATTAACTTGCAATGGAGCTCATGTCTGAATAAAACAGGTCATTATCAGCTCTTGAATTGCAGTTCAGCCACAGGCTTTCTTGAAAACAACTTTGGAACAAAAGTTGTCAGTGCTTTTCTCCAATGTGGACCACCTGCAATGCAAGCCGATGTGATTCGAGTCGCCCACTTAGCTCACTATTCACACGCACTTTATATTGATTGGCCATATCGACCCTTCAATCCAAAGCCACTTCTCGACAATCAATTATTTCGAGACGGAAGAAGTCTTCTTGCAGGAAAGTCTAGACAGATACCTGAAAATCATTGGTCAATATGGAACGGATTCGGCTACACAACACCGGACGATGATCTTCGTCCTTTCTTTCGGATCGTCCTTGACCAAATCGTCGAAAATATTCTTAATCGAATATCCAATGATGTGTTCTGGGTTACAGGACCAGGCGTTTGGAAAACAATCCATGACCAATACAAGAGCCTGACTAAAAATACAAAGCTAATCATCTATCCACAAGATTTACACCCGGTGTTTCAACCAGCACTCAACAAACGTCCATCAATGCAAGAGCACTGGTCTGTCGTACAAAAGCAGGAATCCATTTACACCCAACACACAAAACGTTAA